One Streptomyces mobaraensis NBRC 13819 = DSM 40847 DNA segment encodes these proteins:
- a CDS encoding ABC transporter permease — protein sequence MPDNKTPEVTPSSVMGAGPNLSGGSDTAAASVAAAATLASMADKQTSSEKPRSLGQDAWRELRGSWLFWASSVLLVLLVLMAAFPTLFTDVDPRQADLRNHYLTGPNWSHFFQADWFGYNVQGQSVYARTVHGARASIIVGVCVTLAVTVVGGIIGMLAGYFGGWLDTVLSRITDVFFGIPLLLGGLVLLQAFTNRTVWTVTFALTAFGWMQIARVMRGAVITQKQADFVTAARALGAGTGRILFRHILPNVLGPVIVVATIALGGYIATEATLSYLGIGLKDPTVSWGVDISASQKDLRDGPHALLMPAGFLSLTVLAFILLGDAVRDALDPKLR from the coding sequence ATGCCTGACAACAAGACCCCCGAGGTGACCCCCAGCAGCGTCATGGGCGCCGGCCCGAACCTGTCCGGCGGCTCCGACACCGCCGCCGCGAGCGTGGCGGCCGCCGCAACACTCGCCTCCATGGCCGACAAGCAGACGTCGTCCGAGAAGCCCCGCAGCCTCGGTCAGGACGCCTGGCGCGAGCTGCGCGGCAGCTGGCTGTTCTGGGCGTCGAGCGTCCTGCTGGTCCTGCTCGTCCTCATGGCCGCGTTCCCGACGCTGTTCACCGACGTGGACCCGCGCCAGGCCGACCTGCGCAACCACTACCTCACCGGGCCGAACTGGTCGCACTTCTTCCAGGCGGACTGGTTCGGTTACAACGTCCAGGGGCAGAGTGTCTACGCGCGTACCGTCCACGGCGCCCGGGCCTCGATCATCGTCGGTGTCTGTGTGACCCTCGCGGTCACCGTCGTCGGCGGCATCATCGGGATGCTCGCCGGGTACTTCGGCGGCTGGCTCGACACCGTCCTCTCCCGCATCACCGACGTCTTCTTCGGCATCCCGCTGCTCCTCGGCGGACTGGTGCTGCTCCAGGCGTTCACCAACCGCACCGTGTGGACGGTGACCTTCGCCCTGACCGCCTTCGGCTGGATGCAGATCGCCCGTGTCATGCGCGGTGCCGTCATCACCCAGAAGCAGGCGGACTTCGTCACCGCCGCCCGGGCGCTCGGCGCGGGGACGGGCCGGATCCTCTTCCGGCACATCCTGCCGAACGTGCTCGGCCCGGTGATCGTGGTCGCCACCATCGCGCTCGGCGGCTACATCGCCACCGAGGCGACGCTGTCCTACCTGGGCATCGGACTGAAGGACCCGACGGTCTCCTGGGGTGTGGACATCTCCGCCAGCCAGAAGGACCTGCGCGACGGTCCCCACGCCCTGCTCATGCCGGCCGGCTTCCTCAGCCTCACCGTGCTCGCGTTCATCCTGCTCGGCGACGCGGTGCGCGACGCCCTCGACCCCAAGCTGCGCTGA
- a CDS encoding ABC transporter permease produces MGRFVARRLLQMIPVFIGTTLLIFLMVYSLPGDPVKAMFGTKAADPATVAKLRHDYGLDKPLIQQYWDYISGLFQGDFGQSFTGRPVADLLADAFPVTIRLALFAFVIELVFGIGLGVLTGLRRGKFLDQAVLIFTLIVVSIPVFVLGNMAQFLIGVKWKLVSPTVRDSEDLTQLILPAVVLALLSLAYVTRLTRTTVAENLRADYIRTAVAKGLPRRRVVGVHLMRNSLIPVVTFLGTDLGMLMGGAIVTEGIFNVPGVGNTLYQAVITSEGPTVVGVVTVLVLVYLVSSLVVDLLYAVLDPRIRYA; encoded by the coding sequence ATGGGGCGCTTTGTCGCGAGGCGACTGCTCCAGATGATCCCGGTGTTCATCGGGACCACGCTGCTTATTTTCTTGATGGTGTATTCGCTGCCGGGCGACCCCGTCAAGGCGATGTTCGGCACGAAGGCGGCCGATCCGGCGACAGTTGCGAAACTGCGCCATGACTACGGGCTGGACAAACCCCTGATCCAGCAGTACTGGGACTACATCAGCGGTCTTTTCCAGGGCGACTTCGGGCAGAGCTTCACCGGCCGGCCCGTGGCCGACCTGCTGGCGGACGCCTTCCCGGTGACCATCCGGCTGGCGCTGTTCGCCTTCGTCATCGAGCTGGTCTTCGGTATCGGCCTCGGTGTGCTCACGGGCCTGCGGCGCGGCAAGTTCCTGGACCAGGCGGTCCTGATCTTCACGCTGATCGTGGTCTCCATCCCGGTCTTCGTGCTCGGCAACATGGCCCAGTTCCTGATCGGTGTGAAATGGAAGCTGGTGTCACCGACCGTCAGGGACTCGGAGGACCTCACCCAGCTGATCCTCCCGGCGGTCGTGCTCGCCCTGCTGTCGCTGGCGTACGTCACCCGGCTGACCCGGACGACCGTGGCGGAGAACCTCCGCGCCGACTACATCCGCACCGCGGTGGCCAAGGGCCTGCCCCGGCGCCGCGTCGTCGGGGTGCACCTGATGCGCAACTCCCTCATTCCTGTCGTCACGTTCCTCGGCACCGACCTCGGCATGCTCATGGGCGGTGCGATCGTCACCGAGGGCATCTTCAACGTGCCCGGCGTGGGCAACACGCTCTACCAGGCCGTCATCACCAGTGAGGGCCCCACCGTGGTGGGCGTCGTGACGGTGCTGGTGCTCGTCTACCTCGTGAGCAGCCTGGTCGTCGACCTGCTCTACGCAGTCCTGGACCCGAGGATCCGCTATGCCTGA
- a CDS encoding ABC transporter substrate-binding protein, which yields MRGAKSAKWVVGAIVVAMAATACGGGNKDDDEGSAAVDPNGVFSYYNTEPQRGLIPTNTNEVGGHYMMANMFRGLVSFDIDNKLQMAQAQSVDTTDNQHYTVKLKPGWKFHNGETVTANSFVKAWNWAANAKNAQLNSSWYESIKGYEDVHPEKGDPKADTMSGLKVVNDNEFTIELSRPVSTFKQRLYYDAFFPLPEAFYKDPKAFGEHPIGNGPYKMEGSWAHKVELKVRKFADYKGDDKPKNGGIDFKFYSKDDAAYADLLSDKIDIMYQVPNSQVGKFQQDLGKRAISQAYGGNTNIGFPLYDKEWGKPEKAKVRQGLSMAIDRETIAKTALKGSKDAATGFTPKGIPGWQDGACGEFCKFDPAKAKDLIKQGGGVPGNKVTITYNADGANKEWVDAVCNDIRQNAGVECVTDAKSTFQESRDLITEKKLSNPFRMAWVMDFPNIANFVTEQFRTGAGANDMGYSNKDVDALMNKADEAKTPEEANKGYFEAEKKLMEDMPAIPLFTDHTVAGYSKRVQNVKIDYQRQAIWTEVEVKK from the coding sequence ATGCGCGGTGCCAAGAGCGCCAAGTGGGTCGTGGGTGCGATAGTCGTCGCGATGGCGGCGACTGCCTGTGGCGGCGGCAACAAGGACGATGACGAGGGCAGCGCGGCCGTTGACCCCAACGGCGTGTTCAGCTACTACAACACCGAGCCGCAGCGCGGACTCATCCCGACCAACACCAACGAGGTCGGCGGCCACTACATGATGGCCAACATGTTCCGCGGCCTGGTCTCCTTCGACATCGACAACAAGCTGCAGATGGCGCAGGCGCAGAGCGTCGACACCACTGACAACCAGCACTACACGGTCAAGCTGAAGCCGGGCTGGAAGTTCCACAACGGCGAGACCGTCACCGCGAACTCCTTCGTCAAGGCGTGGAACTGGGCCGCCAACGCCAAGAACGCGCAGCTCAACTCCTCCTGGTACGAGTCCATCAAGGGTTACGAGGACGTCCACCCGGAGAAGGGTGACCCCAAGGCCGACACGATGTCGGGTCTGAAGGTCGTCAACGACAACGAGTTCACCATCGAACTCTCGCGTCCGGTCTCCACCTTCAAGCAGCGGCTCTACTACGACGCCTTCTTCCCGCTGCCCGAGGCGTTCTACAAGGACCCCAAGGCCTTCGGTGAGCACCCCATCGGCAACGGCCCGTACAAGATGGAGGGCTCCTGGGCCCACAAGGTCGAGCTGAAGGTCCGCAAGTTCGCCGACTACAAGGGCGACGACAAGCCCAAGAACGGCGGCATCGACTTCAAGTTCTACAGCAAGGACGACGCGGCCTACGCGGACCTGCTGTCGGACAAGATCGACATCATGTACCAGGTGCCCAACTCCCAGGTGGGCAAGTTCCAGCAGGACCTCGGCAAGCGCGCCATCAGCCAGGCGTACGGCGGCAACACCAACATCGGCTTCCCGCTGTACGACAAGGAGTGGGGCAAGCCGGAGAAGGCCAAGGTCCGTCAGGGCCTGTCCATGGCGATCGACCGCGAGACCATCGCCAAGACCGCGCTCAAGGGCAGCAAGGACGCCGCCACCGGCTTCACGCCGAAGGGCATCCCGGGCTGGCAGGACGGTGCCTGCGGCGAGTTCTGCAAGTTCGACCCGGCCAAGGCCAAGGACCTCATCAAGCAGGGCGGCGGCGTCCCCGGCAACAAGGTGACCATCACCTACAACGCCGACGGCGCCAACAAGGAGTGGGTGGACGCGGTCTGCAACGACATCCGGCAGAACGCCGGCGTCGAGTGCGTGACCGACGCGAAGTCCACCTTCCAGGAGTCGCGTGACCTGATCACCGAGAAGAAGCTCAGCAACCCGTTCCGTATGGCGTGGGTGATGGACTTCCCGAACATCGCGAACTTCGTCACCGAGCAGTTCCGTACCGGTGCCGGCGCGAACGACATGGGCTACAGCAACAAGGACGTCGACGCCCTGATGAACAAGGCGGACGAGGCCAAGACGCCCGAAGAGGCCAACAAGGGCTACTTCGAGGCGGAGAAGAAGCTCATGGAGGACATGCCGGCCATCCCCCTCTTCACCGACCACACCGTCGCCGGCTACTCCAAGCGCGTGCAGAACGTGAAGATCGACTACCAGCGCCAGGCCATCTGGACTGAGGTCGAGGTCAAGAAGTAA